Genomic segment of Cronobacter dublinensis subsp. dublinensis LMG 23823:
TGAATAAAACGGTTGAAGGTGTTTTGCAGCGAGTTGATCGCGGCCGACGACCATTTCATCGCGCTACTGTCGGTCATGCTTTGCGGCATCCAGACGGCCCAGACGAACAGCGCCATGCACAGCACTCGCTCCAGCTGATTGCCCTTTTGCGGATAGAGCAGCGGCAGGCGGAAACGCCAGCGGCAGGGCCACAGCAGCGGCACGCCAGCGGGCGTTATCATATCGGCGAGAATATGGCTCAGGTAACCGAGCACCAGCCCCTGCAACGCGTCGGCGGGCAGTATCCACGACTCCGGAACTTTTAACAGAAATAGCGTCAACCCGCCAAAGACCGCCAGCAGGCTGTGCGTAAAGCCCCGGTGGCCGAACATGCGCGCCACGGGCTTTGAGATCCATTTTAGGCGCTGCCCGAGAAAAGATTTCGGGTGATCGATATCCGGCAGCAGGCAGGTGAGAATGGCGGAAGGGATAATATGCCACCAGTCGCCCTGCGCCAGCACAGGGGTCAGCTCGGCATTTTTAGCAAATACCGCGCAGGCTATAGAAAAAAGCAGGTGGCCTTCCGCCGTCATGATGAAACCCTGTAACTGTCAATCTATCCAGTATAGGGTTTTTATACAGTAGAGAAAAGTGGTGACGGTGTAACACTTTGTCACCGCAGGCCGCGTGACGCCTCGTTTCGCCGCTAGCGGGCGAGCCAGCCGCCGTCCACCGCCAGGGTGTAGCCGTTAACATAATCCGACGCCGCCGAGGCGAGAAAAATCACCGGCCCCTGTAAATCCTCGGGTTTCCCCCAGCGGCCCGCCGGTATGCGTGCGAGAATTTCCTCATTACGTTCAGCGTCTTCGCGCAGCGCCTGGGTGTTATTGGTCGCCATATAGCCTGGGGCAATGCCGTTGACGTTAATGCCAAAAGGCGCCCATTCGTTGGCGAGCAGGCGGGTGAGGCCGAGCACGCCGCTCTTCGACGCGGTGTAAGAGGGCACGCGAATGCCGCCCTGGAACGAGAGCATCGAAGCGACGTTAATGATTTTGCCGCCGCAGCCCTGAGCGATGAACTGCTTCGCGACGGCCTGCGAGAGGAAAAAGAGCGCCTTGAGATTGAGATCCATCACCTCATCCCAGTCCTGCTCGCTGAAATTCAGCGCGTCTTCGCGCCGGATAATCCCGGCGTTATTCACCAGAATATCGACCCGGCCCAGCGCATCGACGGTTTGCGTGACGAGCGCCTGCGGCGGCGCGCTGGCTAAATCCGCCTCGATGGCGACGAAGCGGCGACCAAGCGCGTGCACTTTGGCGGCGGTCTCCCGCGCCGGGCGACGGCTGACGCCCGCGATATCGCACCCGGCGGCGGCAAGCCCCAGCGCCATGCCCTGTCCGAGACCCGTATTGCATCCGGTCACCATCGCCACTTTTCCGGCAAGCGAGAATTTCTCCAGCATCATCCGTTCCTCTTTGGCTCATCTGTGCGGCGCAGGGACAACTCCCTTTCGCATTCACAGCAATGATAGGAGGCGGCGAACGAAAAGACAAAGCCAAATGAAACTGCGTTTTAAAAATATGACGGCGAGCGGTTTTCAGGAGAGAAGGTGAGACAAACCGCCGCCGGAGGGCGGCGGTCAACACGCGGTTAACCGAGCAGATGCCAGGGTTCAAGCTCGGTCAGAGAATGAAGCCGCACGTTCGCCAGTGCCCAGCGCGCGTCGCTGCGGTTCTCTTCGGCGGGCACGACAATAGAGCGCATCCGCGCCGCTTTGCTGGCGACCATGCCGTTGACGGAGTCTTCCAGCGTGACGCAGCAGAGCGGATCGACGCCTAGTTTCGCCGCGGCGTCCAGATAGACCTGCGGGTGCGGCTTGCTGTAGGGCAGATGTTCGGCGGAGGCGAGCGCGTCAAACGATTCACGCAGCCCGAAGAGCGAGAGCACGCGCTCCAGCATATGCAGCGGCGAGGCGGACGCGAGGCCCACTTTCAGCCCCTGCGCTTTACACAGCGCAATGGCATCCGCCACGCCCGGCAGTAGGGGGCGTTTTTCTTCCACCAGCGTAATGGCGCGGGTGATAATGCGCTGTGTGACTTCCGCCACCGACGGGCCATTCCACGGCTGCTGCGCGAACCATAGCTCAACCACCAGATCGATACGCAGCCCCAGCGTGTCGGGCAGCTCATGGCGGCGGGAGGTGTCGACGCCAAGCGTCGCCATCACTTCCAGCTCCGCCTGATCCCAGAGCGGCTCGGAATCGATCAGTAAACCATCCATATCAAAAATTGCGGCGAGGATCTGTCGCGGTGAAGACATCGTCTGTCACTCCTTATTTTTTCGCGAGAAAGGTTAATCAATAGCCGTAAATGCGCGTTATGGCTACCGCTTTCCGGTTCCATGCCGGAAAGTTCAGGCGTAAAGGCGCTTCACAGGGTAAACTTAGGCCAGTCTTTCGCGTCGCTATCAAGGGGAAAGCATGACGTATCAACAAGCTGGACGCATTGGTGTCTTAAAACGCATCGCCGGATGGGTGATTTTTATTCCTGCCACGCTCTCGACGATTATCTCCGTACTGAAGTTCATGTATGAGCACAGCGAGAAACAGCCGGGCATCAACGCCGTGATGCTGGATTTCGCGCATGTGATGATTGAGATGGTGCGTTTTAACACGCCGTTCCTGAATCTGTTCTGGTACAACTCGCCGCAGCCCGATTTCGCGCGTCACGCCAATATCGGTTTCTGGGTTATTTATCTGCTGATTTTTGTCGGGCTGGCGTTGCAGGCCTCCGGCGCGCGCATGTGCCGTCAGGCGCGTTTCCTGCGCGAACATGTCGAAGACAGCCTGATCCTGGAGCGCGCCAAAGGCGATGACGGGCTCACCCGCGAGGCGTTTGAGTCGCGCATCGTGGTGCCGCGCCACACGGTTTTCCTGCAAATTTTCCCGCTCTATGTCCTGCCGGTGATTGTGCTGGTGCTGGGCTATCTGTTCTTTTCCCTGCTTGGATTCCTGTAAAGGCTGACGCGCGCCCTTGGCGCGCGTTCGTCACACCTCTAATACATGCGTTAGCGCTTTTTGCGCCGCGACCAGATGCGGGCCGCCAAAGAGCGTCGCACGGTTAAGCAGCGTGTAGAGCTGATAGAGCGGTTGGCGTGCCAGAAAGCCCGCCGGCAGCGGCAGGACCGACTGATAGCCGTCATAAATTTGCGGCGGCTGTTCCGGGTGCAGCGGCAGCATCGCCAGATCGCACTCGCGATCGCCCCAGTAACAGGCCGGGTCGAAAATATACGGCCCCTCAGGCCCCAGCGCACAGTTGCCGGACCACAAATCGCCGTGCAGTAAGGAGGGCGCGGGCTGGTGGGAGACGAGCTGCTGATGCACGACATCGACGATACGGTCGATATCGCCGAACTCCAGGCCTTTTTCCGCCGCCAGCTCAAGCTGCCAGCCGATACGCTGTTCGGCGAAAAAACTTGCCCAGCGGCGCTGCCAGGCGTTGGGCTGCGGGGTGGTGGAGAGCGTGTTGTCGTAATCGAGACCGTACTGCGGCTGTTCGCTCCACTGGTGCAGGCGCGCCAGCTGCTGGCCGAGCAGAAAGGCGTTGTGGGCGTCGAGCGGTTTCGGGGGCAGGTATTCGAGCAGTAAAAAACTGTATTCGCGCTCGCTGCCGACGCCAATCACCTCCGGCACCGTGACCGTTTTACTGCGCGCCAGCAGGCTTAGCTGATCGGCCTCTGCGGTGAAACAGGGGAGCAGCGTCACATCGTCGCATTTGACGAAAATATCGCGCCCGGCCCAGTTGATACGCCACGCGGCATGGATTTCACCGCCCGGCAGTTCGGTTCGCTGGCTGATTTCACCGGCGCCCAGCTGTTCGTTTAACAAACGCGTAATGGCATGCCACATGATGTCTCTCCCAGGTTTCCCGTCAGGGCGTTCAGCTTAGCGCGCCCGCGCGCCGGATAATCTGCGCGGGCGCACAACCAGGCGTGCGCGAAGGCGTTACACGGCGTCGTTGTCGCGCAGCCAGGCTTCAAACGTGGTGACGCTCACCTGCGGTTTCTGGTCGAGCGCCGCTTCGCCAAGCCCCTGTGCGAGGTTGTGCACCTCGTCCTGACTGAGCGCGCTCACCAGCCCGAAGGTGTTGGTGCCGAGCTCGTGGATTTTCCCGTCATCGTCGGCGAGCGTCAGCAGGAAACCGCCGCGCGTCAGGTGATTATTAAGCTCGTTAATGTCGGTCAGGCTTTTTTCATGAAACGTGATGGTGACGACATAGCGGGTGACTTCTCCATTACTCATGGCGTACCTCTTTGTCAGCAGTGAAAGGCCAGCCTGGCGGCTGGCCAGAATGTTAGTGTTTGAGCCAGTGGTAGATGCGGTCGGTGTTTTCCTGCGAGCAGAGTCGCGTGCCCTGGTTGATGGTGGCGGCACTGCCGGCGGCCACGCCGTAACGCACCATATCCAGCAGCGGGGCGTCCTGCGCGAGACGCAGCGTCATGGCGCCGACCATGCTGTCGCCCGCGCCGACGGTGCTCTGGCTTTTCATTGGCGGCGGCACGACCTGCACGCAGTCGCTGCCGTCCACGCCGAGGGCGCCCTGCGGCCCCAGCGAGACCACCACGCGGCGGGCTTTGCCCTGCTGGACGAGTTCCATGGCGGCCTGACGCACGTCATCCGGCGCGTCGAGAGAACGTTTCACCAGCGCCGCCAGTTCTTTCTGGTTCGGTTTTACCAGCTCGATATCGCCCACTTCCAGCGCGGCGGCCAGCGCGTCGCCGGAGCTGTCGACAATCAGGCGAATACCTTTCTGGCGGGCCGCTTTAATCAGTTGCTGAAGTTTTTCCACGCCGACGCCAGGCGGCAGGCTGCCGCTTATCACCAGGATCGCGCCGGGTTCGATCGCCAGCACTTTTTCTTCGAGCTGGCGCAGTTCGTCATCGGTCAGCGCCGCGCCCGGCATCACAAAACGGTACTGCTCGCCGGTCGATTCCACATGCACATGAAGATTCTGACGCGTCCAGTCGCGGGCGGAGATGGTTTCCACCGCGACCTGTTCATCATGAAGCAGCGAGACCAGATGCTCGCCGGTGGCGCCACCCGCCGGGAAGAGGGCGGTCGCGCTGCCGCCCAGGTGAACAATCGCGCGCGCGACGTTAATACCGCCGCCGCCCGGCTCAAACACCGGTGCGCTACAGCGCAGCTTCCCTTCAGGATAGATTTGCGGCGTAAGCGTGGCGCTGTCGAGCGAGGGCGCCAGCGTAAGCGTATAAATACGGACCATATCGCCTCCATTTTTAAAAGCTGCCCTAAGCGTAGCATCCGTCAGCCAGACGGTGGATGAATAACGTGCTGATTTTACCTATATCCCGATTTTAATCGGCGCCTTTCCTTTATAAATAAAAAGCTATTTTTCGGAGTACGCTTATTCTTAAATGTCGAAAGGAATTCATTGCTAAGCCACAGGGCTCTTTTTATAATTCGTTACCTTTCTGTGGGCGGATTTTATTGATCCAGAGAAAAAGTTACGGGACCGTAATGGTCCTTTTTTTTGTTGTATGGACCTGAAAATCAACATGAAGCTTTTTAAGACAGTACCCCTGGCAATGCTGCTGGCGGGTGGCGCGCTGCTGAGCCAGCACGCGATGGCTGATAATTCCGTTTTTACTGTCATGGACGATCCTTCCACCGCGAAAAAACCGTTCGAAGGTAATTTGAACGCGGGTTACCTGGCGCAAACCGGCAACACCAAAAGTTCTTCCTTAACGGCTGACAGCAACCTGACCTGGTATGGCCAGACCACCGCATGGTCGCTGTGGGGCAACGCCAGCAACACCTCTTCTAACGACGAACGCTCCTCCGAGAAATACGCGGCAGGCGGACGTAGCCGTGTGAACGTGACCGATTATGACTATCTGTTTGGTCAGGCAAGCTGGCTGACGGACCGGTATAACGGTTATCGCGAGCGCGACGTGGCGACACTCGGTTACGGTCGCCAGTTCCTGAACGGCCCGGTTCACAGCCTGCGCTTTGAATTCGGTCCGGGTATTCGTTATGACGAGTACACCAACGGCGATACCAAAACCCAGGGCCTGGGCTATGCGTCTGGTATCTATACCTGGCAGCTGACCGACAACGCTAAATTCACCCAGGGTGTTTCCGTGTTCGGCTCCGATGATACTAACGTCAACTCCGAAACGGCGCTGGATGTGGCCATCAACGAGCACTTTGGGCTGAAAGTCGCCTACAACGTGACCTGGAACTCCAGCCCGCCGTCGACGGCGCCGGATCACACCGATACCCGCACCTCTGTGACGCTGGGTTACCGCATGTAAGGCGCTCCGCGCATTATGCTAAAGGCTGGCGCTGCCAGCCTTTTTTATGCCTCGCTTTTCTCCGCTTTCTTGCCGCGTCGTCTGCCGGGTTTTTAGCATTGCGTGTCTTTTAAGCAGCATTGCTGTTCTGATTAATCTTTTCTTATTCAACGAATTGCCAGCCATTTCAGTTTCTTTGAAATCTCCCGACAAATAATTTGACTGTTGAAAAGTGTGATCTGGATCTACCATTCGCATACCGGTGGTGAATAAAACGCCATCCCTTTTTTATGCTGCAATAAAGAGATAATAAAGATGAATACCATCAAAACTGCTGCTGCCGCGCTGACGCTAAGCGTGCTTTCCTTCAGCGCCTTTGCTGTCCCGACTACTGTGAATGCAAAAGACGCCGCCCCGTATGCCGGATGGCGCGCAAGCGATATCGAAGCGGGCTCGATGCTCCAGCCGGGCGCGTCATCGACGGGTCAGTCAATGAATGACGCGTTTAACGCGCAAACGCTGGTGGCGGGCGACTGGTCCTGATGGACTCGCTTTTTCCACGCCCGCACTAAAAACCGGATCCCGCGATCCGGTTTTTTTATTCCCTCCCGCTCACGCCTTTCTTTTATGTCTGCGTACTCGCTCATTGCTGAGAACCCGCTTGCGTTCATTCTGATAACAATATCGCGCTGCGCCTGCGTATTTCGCGGTTCTCACGGCGCTCAGGATGGCTGTAAAAATATCCCCATACGGACCAGGCATTTTCATCTGATATTGATTAGTTGCCTAATTAAATATGCCGCTTTATGCATCATAAACGCGATAAAATAAACGTGTGAAGTTGATCACGGATTTATTCGCTGTTAGGGTAAAGAAGAGTCAGGCATCTGAAAACGCAGGTAAGCACATTCAGATGTGTCATTACTAACGGCGGGAAGAGATCCTGCTACGCTCTTAAAGGAAGTCTTAGAAAGATAAGCCTTCTTTATCGCGAAGGAAGCGGACTGTGGGCGGTAAGTGGCACTTTTGCCACCTCCCGAGTCAAAGAGCGAATTCAATGAGGATGGATATGAAGCTTAAAAGAAAAAAAGTAGAACCGATCTCTTTGAGTGACGTCACGATTATTGATGATGCAAAACTTCGTAAAGCGATTACCGCAGCGTCGCTCGGTAATGCCATGGAGTGGTTTGATTTCGGCGTGTATGGCTTTGTAGCATATGCGCTCGGCAAGGTCTTTTTCCCGGATGCTAACCCCAGCGTGCAGATGATCGCCGCGCTGGCGACGTTTTCGGTTCCCTTTCTTATCCGTCCGCTTGGCGGGCTGTTCTTCGGTATGCTCGGCGATAAATATGGTCGCCAGAAAATTCTCGCTATCACCATTGTGATTATGTCCGTCAGTACATTCTGTATTGGGCTTATTCCGTCGTACGCGACGATTGGCATCTGGGCACCGATCCTGCTGTTGCTATGTAAAATGGCGCAGGGGTTCTCGGTCGGGGGCGAATATACCGGCGCGTCGATTTTTGTCGCGGAATATTCCCCTGACCGTAAGCGCGGCTTTATGGGCAGTTGGCTGGATTTCGGCTCTATCGCGGGCTTCGTGCTCGGCGCGGGTGTCGTGGTGCTGATTTCCGCCATCATGGGCGAAGATAACTTCCTGAGCTGGGGCTGGCGTCTGCCGTTCTTCCTGGCCTTGCCGCTCGGCCTGATTGGGCTTTATCTGCGCCATGCGCTGGAAGAAACCCCGGCGTTCCAGCAGCATGTCGATAAGCTGGAGCAGGGCGATCGCGAAGGCCTGCAGCACGGTCCGCGAGTCTCCTTTAAAGAGATTGCGACGAAACACTGGCGCAGCCTGCTGGCGTGTATCGGTCTGGTGATTTCCACCAACGTGACCTATTACATGCTGCTCACTTACATGCCGAGCTATCTGTCGCATAACCTGCACTATTCAGAAGCGCATGGCGTGCTGATTATTATCGCGATTATGATCGGCATGCTGTTTGTGCAGCCGGTGATGGGCCTGCTGAGTGACCGCTTTGGCCGCCGTCCGTTTGTGATTTTCGGCAGTGTGGCGCTGCTGGTGCTGGCAATCCCGGCCTTTATCCTGATTAACAGTAACGTGCTTGGCCTGATTTTCTCCGGCCTGCTGATGCTGGCGGTGATCCTGAACTGCTTTACCGGCGTGATGGCCTCGTCGCTGCCTGCGATGTTCCCGACGCATATTCGCTACAGTGCGCTGGCGAGCGCCTTTAACATTTCCGTGCTGATCGCCGGTCTGACGCCGACCGTGGCGGCCTGGCTGGTGGAAGGCACCGAAAACCTGATGATGCCAGCGTATTATCTGATGGTAGTCGCGGTCGTTGGCCTGATCACCGGCTTCTCCATGAAAGAGACCGCTAACCGTCCGCTGAAAGGCGCGACGCCTGCGGCATCGGATATCCAGGAGGCCCGCGAGATCCTGCGTGAGCATCACGACAATATCGAACAGAAAATTGAAGATATTGATAAAGAGATAGCCGAGTTGCAGGAAAAACGCACCCGTCTCGTCGATCAGCATCCACGTATTAACCAGTAATCCAAAGCCCCTTCGGGGGCTTTTCTTTTTTGCGCTCACCGAGACGGCGCGCATTCACAGGGTTTCCTGCCCGTCTTTTCCTCCACATCATTACAGCGTTTCAGCGTGGCGTTAGCGCTTTATCCTCAGAAAAATCTTAATCGCTTGATTCTCTCGCGCAGATTGTGAATGATTGCCGCAAGCACACCGGCAATGAATAACAATGAAAAGAACATTTATTATCTGCTGCTGTTATATCAGCAGCTTAGGAACCGCCTGCGCTGTGGGTCAGGGGCGCGAATATAATACGTGGTATGAAAAAGACGCGGTCTTGTATGACATGACGCAAACTCCGGAGGGCAGCCCCGTGATGCTGAGCATCTCGCAGGCGGGTCGTCACTCGGCCAATATGGTTATCTCGTCACTGACCGTCGGGAAATGCCCGGCGCAGGCGAGAACGCTCGAAATCAATAATGACATCGTCCCTGCTGAATATGTCTGTACTGAGCATGGCGGCGACAGAGTTGAGCATTATCTGATTCGGGATGCTGACAGGGTCAATGCGCTGGTTACAAAGCTGCGTTCAGATTTTACGGTAATGAGCCAGCGGGAAACCAAAATCTGGGCGGCGAATATTAAAACGCCGAAGTACGGGATGACACCGCGTCTCTGAGTGTTAAATCGCGCATGCAAAATGCATGGCTTTTTACACTTTGTAAAATAAAGAATACAGCGAATATCCGGCGAAGGTTTGCGTAAAGGTGACATAAAATACTGCTTATGAATAATATGGTAGTGATTGTCACGGTTTATGAAATTGAGTTCAGTTTTACCGTGGAGAGAAGAAAATGGAGAAAGCCAATAATGAACAAAATTTCTACGCTGATGTTAAGCCTGCTGGCTGCCGGGTGCATTTCTACCAGCGCATGTGCGGGTAAAAAACCGGCTGAAAATATCGCGCCTTATCCGGCCGCCGAAAAAGGTATGGTCCGTCAGGTTATTCAGTTGCCGGAGCGCCCGGATGAGTCATCTTATAAAGTCGAGCTGATGATTGGGCAAACGCTCGACGTTGACTGCAATAAACATCAGCTGGGCGGAAAATTCGAGCGCAAGACGCTGGAAGGTTGGGGATATGACTATTACGTTTTTGAGCCCGCGAAAAACGCTGATGGCTCCGTGATGTTCACCTCAACGATGATGGCGTGCCCGGACGGCAAAAAAGAGAAGAAATTCGTGACGGCAAACCTCGGTGACGCCGGGATGCAGAACTACAACAGCAAACTGCCGGTGGTGGTGTATACCCCGAAAAATATCGACGTGAAATATCGCCTCTGGAAAGCAGAAGAGACTTTCAGCACGGCGCAGAAGCAATAAAGCTGCATAAAGGATCTTCTTAACATCAGGCCGTCGAATATCCGACGGCCTTTTCTTTTGGTTATCTGTCGTGCGCCACGCCTGCGCGTTTATACCTCAAGCCAGCCCGCCGCAGCCCGATAGTCATGACTGAACCAGTCGCCTGTCGTTGTATCGAGGATTTACCCTCTCAACAGCCCTACCAGAATTGGCGTGAAAACCCGTTTGATGGCTCGCGGTAAATTATTTACGCTCGCCATGTTTTCTTTATCCGGTGGGCAGCACGCTGATTATGCTGCTCTGCGCCCTGAATCCTGCGTTCGCGGGCAAAAGCCGTGCGTTTGCAAACCAGCGAAGGTCACAACATGAATAGCAGCCAATACTTCTGGGAAGCCTTAAATAGCCCACTTGTTATTAAGCTCGTTCTGGTGCTGCTTATTGCGCTCTGTTGCTACGATATGCTGCGAAAGAGAAGAAAAAAACAGCAGCAGCGTTCCGGTGTTATTGTGGACGCCGATGCACGGGAGCGACACGAATGGCGCTATGCCCGCCGGGCGCTGAAGGGCGTGCAGATAATCCTTCTTGGCTGGTTTTTGTGGACGCTCATCAGGGCGCTGTTAGCGTAACGTCGCACCTCTGACAGGGTTTACCATGAATACTGTTTTCTCCGTACTTAATGACACTCATATCAATGCCTGCGCGCACCTGTATTGTAAGGTCTACCAGGAAGCGCCGTGGTTCGAAACGTCTGAACTACAGCCCATTATCAGTTTTATTCAGGAACACCTGCGAAATAACTTTTTCAGAGGTTACGTTGCGTGTTGTGACGAGAATATCGTGGCGGTCAGTATCGGTTTCAGAAAGCCGTGGCCGGGCGGGGTTGAATATTATATTGACGAGTTTTTCGTCGACCCGGCTTATCAGGGAAAGGGCGTCGGGTCACAGCTAATGGATTTCATTAAAGTGCAGTCTGTAAACGAGGGGCTGAACGCGATTCTTCTCAATACCCATAAAGGTTATCCCTCTGATTTCTTCTACAGGAAAAATGGCTTCGACGAGCATCAGGGGCTCATTATTCTCTCCACAACACTTGAGTGATTTCAGCGGTTAGCGCGTGTTTTCTGAACGGATGTCAGCATAACGCGCCAGCATTAGATTGCACCGCCCGATATTTTTTAATTGCAGGACGGTTATCTTTTTAAGGCCTGCTCCGTGGCCAACGTGTGCAGAACCGTCTTAAGCCAGTCGGTCGCGCCTCGTTTACCGCTTCGTTGATGCGAATAAATTTTCACTTCAAACGACGGGATGTGGAACGGTAATTCAAACAGCCTGATAGCTAATGCCGGGATCAGCTTCTGCGCGGCAAAGCGGGGAAGCGCCATGAGCA
This window contains:
- the hxpB gene encoding hexitol phosphatase HxpB; the protein is MSSPRQILAAIFDMDGLLIDSEPLWDQAELEVMATLGVDTSRRHELPDTLGLRIDLVVELWFAQQPWNGPSVAEVTQRIITRAITLVEEKRPLLPGVADAIALCKAQGLKVGLASASPLHMLERVLSLFGLRESFDALASAEHLPYSKPHPQVYLDAAAKLGVDPLCCVTLEDSVNGMVASKAARMRSIVVPAEENRSDARWALANVRLHSLTELEPWHLLG
- a CDS encoding GNAT family N-acetyltransferase, whose translation is MNTVFSVLNDTHINACAHLYCKVYQEAPWFETSELQPIISFIQEHLRNNFFRGYVACCDENIVAVSIGFRKPWPGGVEYYIDEFFVDPAYQGKGVGSQLMDFIKVQSVNEGLNAILLNTHKGYPSDFFYRKNGFDEHQGLIILSTTLE
- the pfkB gene encoding 6-phosphofructokinase II yields the protein MVRIYTLTLAPSLDSATLTPQIYPEGKLRCSAPVFEPGGGGINVARAIVHLGGSATALFPAGGATGEHLVSLLHDEQVAVETISARDWTRQNLHVHVESTGEQYRFVMPGAALTDDELRQLEEKVLAIEPGAILVISGSLPPGVGVEKLQQLIKAARQKGIRLIVDSSGDALAAALEVGDIELVKPNQKELAALVKRSLDAPDDVRQAAMELVQQGKARRVVVSLGPQGALGVDGSDCVQVVPPPMKSQSTVGAGDSMVGAMTLRLAQDAPLLDMVRYGVAAGSAATINQGTRLCSQENTDRIYHWLKH
- a CDS encoding fructosamine kinase family protein produces the protein MWHAITRLLNEQLGAGEISQRTELPGGEIHAAWRINWAGRDIFVKCDDVTLLPCFTAEADQLSLLARSKTVTVPEVIGVGSEREYSFLLLEYLPPKPLDAHNAFLLGQQLARLHQWSEQPQYGLDYDNTLSTTPQPNAWQRRWASFFAEQRIGWQLELAAEKGLEFGDIDRIVDVVHQQLVSHQPAPSLLHGDLWSGNCALGPEGPYIFDPACYWGDRECDLAMLPLHPEQPPQIYDGYQSVLPLPAGFLARQPLYQLYTLLNRATLFGGPHLVAAQKALTHVLEV
- the proP gene encoding glycine betaine/L-proline transporter ProP, coding for MKLKRKKVEPISLSDVTIIDDAKLRKAITAASLGNAMEWFDFGVYGFVAYALGKVFFPDANPSVQMIAALATFSVPFLIRPLGGLFFGMLGDKYGRQKILAITIVIMSVSTFCIGLIPSYATIGIWAPILLLLCKMAQGFSVGGEYTGASIFVAEYSPDRKRGFMGSWLDFGSIAGFVLGAGVVVLISAIMGEDNFLSWGWRLPFFLALPLGLIGLYLRHALEETPAFQQHVDKLEQGDREGLQHGPRVSFKEIATKHWRSLLACIGLVISTNVTYYMLLTYMPSYLSHNLHYSEAHGVLIIIAIMIGMLFVQPVMGLLSDRFGRRPFVIFGSVALLVLAIPAFILINSNVLGLIFSGLLMLAVILNCFTGVMASSLPAMFPTHIRYSALASAFNISVLIAGLTPTVAAWLVEGTENLMMPAYYLMVVAVVGLITGFSMKETANRPLKGATPAASDIQEAREILREHHDNIEQKIEDIDKEIAELQEKRTRLVDQHPRINQ
- a CDS encoding metal-dependent hydrolase, yielding MTAEGHLLFSIACAVFAKNAELTPVLAQGDWWHIIPSAILTCLLPDIDHPKSFLGQRLKWISKPVARMFGHRGFTHSLLAVFGGLTLFLLKVPESWILPADALQGLVLGYLSHILADMITPAGVPLLWPCRWRFRLPLLYPQKGNQLERVLCMALFVWAVWMPQSMTDSSAMKWSSAAINSLQNTFNRFIHHQMEQ
- the eco gene encoding serine protease inhibitor ecotin gives rise to the protein MNKISTLMLSLLAAGCISTSACAGKKPAENIAPYPAAEKGMVRQVIQLPERPDESSYKVELMIGQTLDVDCNKHQLGGKFERKTLEGWGYDYYVFEPAKNADGSVMFTSTMMACPDGKKEKKFVTANLGDAGMQNYNSKLPVVVYTPKNIDVKYRLWKAEETFSTAQKQ
- the ghoS gene encoding type V toxin-antitoxin system endoribonuclease antitoxin GhoS yields the protein MSNGEVTRYVVTITFHEKSLTDINELNNHLTRGGFLLTLADDDGKIHELGTNTFGLVSALSQDEVHNLAQGLGEAALDQKPQVSVTTFEAWLRDNDAV
- a CDS encoding DUF481 domain-containing protein; its protein translation is MKLFKTVPLAMLLAGGALLSQHAMADNSVFTVMDDPSTAKKPFEGNLNAGYLAQTGNTKSSSLTADSNLTWYGQTTAWSLWGNASNTSSNDERSSEKYAAGGRSRVNVTDYDYLFGQASWLTDRYNGYRERDVATLGYGRQFLNGPVHSLRFEFGPGIRYDEYTNGDTKTQGLGYASGIYTWQLTDNAKFTQGVSVFGSDDTNVNSETALDVAINEHFGLKVAYNVTWNSSPPSTAPDHTDTRTSVTLGYRM
- the kduD gene encoding 2-dehydro-3-deoxy-D-gluconate 5-dehydrogenase KduD; translation: MMLEKFSLAGKVAMVTGCNTGLGQGMALGLAAAGCDIAGVSRRPARETAAKVHALGRRFVAIEADLASAPPQALVTQTVDALGRVDILVNNAGIIRREDALNFSEQDWDEVMDLNLKALFFLSQAVAKQFIAQGCGGKIINVASMLSFQGGIRVPSYTASKSGVLGLTRLLANEWAPFGINVNGIAPGYMATNNTQALREDAERNEEILARIPAGRWGKPEDLQGPVIFLASAASDYVNGYTLAVDGGWLAR
- a CDS encoding YniB family protein; this translates as MTYQQAGRIGVLKRIAGWVIFIPATLSTIISVLKFMYEHSEKQPGINAVMLDFAHVMIEMVRFNTPFLNLFWYNSPQPDFARHANIGFWVIYLLIFVGLALQASGARMCRQARFLREHVEDSLILERAKGDDGLTREAFESRIVVPRHTVFLQIFPLYVLPVIVLVLGYLFFSLLGFL